One window from the genome of Acidihalobacter ferrooxydans encodes:
- a CDS encoding ArsR/SmtB family transcription factor encodes MTEREIKDLLYAQVARIGKAVASPKRLELIELLAQAEKSVDQLAAEAEISIKLASAHLKELRQARLVETRREGKRVFYRLADRSVADFWVSIRSLAEAHLLELKDALARMSEQTAELTPINRTQMLELARRGEVVVLDVRPETEFAAGHLPYALSMPLAEVRKRLAELPHDKPIVAYCRGPFCVMAREAVTLLNREGYRTTRIEDGVAEWRAQGLPVEEVL; translated from the coding sequence ATGACTGAGCGTGAAATTAAAGATCTGCTTTATGCGCAGGTGGCCCGCATTGGCAAGGCGGTTGCCAGCCCCAAGCGTCTGGAACTGATCGAGCTGCTTGCCCAGGCGGAGAAATCCGTCGATCAACTGGCAGCCGAGGCGGAGATTTCTATCAAGCTGGCCAGCGCGCACCTCAAGGAACTACGCCAGGCCCGTTTGGTCGAGACACGGCGCGAAGGTAAGCGCGTGTTTTATCGCCTCGCTGATCGCAGTGTGGCGGATTTCTGGGTGAGTATCCGATCACTGGCCGAGGCGCATTTGCTGGAACTGAAAGATGCACTGGCCAGGATGTCGGAACAGACGGCAGAACTGACTCCGATCAACCGTACGCAGATGCTTGAACTAGCCAGACGGGGCGAGGTTGTCGTACTGGACGTGCGTCCCGAGACGGAATTCGCTGCCGGTCACCTGCCGTATGCGCTCTCCATGCCACTTGCCGAAGTACGCAAACGCCTGGCGGAGCTGCCGCACGACAAGCCCATCGTGGCGTATTGCCGCGGGCCGTTCTGCGTGATGGCCAGGGAGGCCGTGACCTTGTTGAACCGGGAAGGTTACCGCACTACGCGCATCGAAGACGGGGTGGCGGAGTGGCGAGCGCAAGGTCTGCCGGTCGAGGAAGTGCTGTGA